From a region of the Nyctibius grandis isolate bNycGra1 chromosome 10, bNycGra1.pri, whole genome shotgun sequence genome:
- the LOC137668283 gene encoding protein shisa-1-like, giving the protein MARGVLGALVLLLALPRSPGQAGEFCHGWAGSPQRWHRGFQCPERYDGPEATLCCGTCSLRYCCSSREARLDQGRCPGDHQQPSPRPPVPVPVYLPFLLVGSVFVAFVVGGACVGICCCKCLKSQDEGQQSGLAPGQAWLLEPELPSRLSSASSATRSCLSSGPQTSNTCMTLAPSLPITGLAEDARFLSPPPTSGQLLQPSRANHRIPTDHTAVMAPAAFLKRTIYGHSANASPLGVTQGDQMMYSGVHV; this is encoded by the exons ATGGCACGGGGGGTTCTCGGTGCCctagtgctgctgctggccctgccaCGCAGCCCTGGGCAGGCCGGGGAGTTCTGCCAcggctgggctggcagcccGCAGCGCTGGCACCGCGGCTTCCAGTGCCCCGAGCGCTACGATGGCCCGGAGGCCACGCTGTGCTGTGGGACCTGCAGCTTGCGCTACTGCTGCTCGTCCCGAGAGGCCCGCCTGGACCAGGGCCGGTGCCCTGGTGACCAtcagcagcccagccccaggccTCCAGTGCCAG TGCCCGTGTACCTGCCGTTCCTTCTTGTTGGATCTGTATTTGTGGCGTTTGTTGTTGGCGGTGCCTGTGTTGGAATTTGCTGCTGCAAGTGCTTAAAATCCCAGGATGAGGGGCAGCAAAGTGGACTTGCACCCGGCCAGGCTTGGCTACTAGAACCTGAGCTTCCTTCTCGCCTCTCCAGCGCCAGTTCTGCCACCAGAAGCTGCCTGAGTAGTGGTCCTCAGACCAGCAACACCTGCATGACTCTAGCTCCATCTCTTCCTATTACTGGGTTGGCTGAAGACGCTCGGTTCTTAAGTCCTCCACCTACCAGTGGACAACTCTTGCAGCCTTCACGCGCTAACCACAGAATACCAACCGATCACACCGCAGTAATGGCTCCAGCAGCTTTCCTTAAAAGAACAATTTATGGACACAGTGCTAATGCATCCCCTCTTGGGGTAACACAGGGTGACCAAATGATGTACTCAGGGGTTCATGTCTGA